A window of the Sporosarcina sp. FSL K6-2383 genome harbors these coding sequences:
- a CDS encoding YpoC family protein encodes MPSDKNQFDKELFTPYFEQWQLVRGEIEAFYNQKDSRAVELMKIACQSYCELLELGGTAYDDRKEKAVFVLLPLNGEERFEFIKAKIASHYAFVQLDALMIETKKKVARLAIRKK; translated from the coding sequence ATGCCAAGTGATAAAAATCAATTCGATAAAGAGTTGTTCACGCCTTATTTCGAACAATGGCAACTCGTGCGCGGTGAAATAGAAGCATTTTATAATCAGAAAGATTCACGAGCTGTCGAGTTAATGAAGATAGCTTGTCAGAGTTATTGTGAATTGCTGGAGCTCGGTGGAACAGCTTATGATGATCGCAAAGAGAAAGCCGTTTTCGTGCTACTTCCTTTAAATGGGGAGGAACGCTTTGAATTTATTAAAGCAAAAATTGCGAGTCACTATGCATTTGTTCAGTTAGATGCTCTTATGATAGAGACAAAAAAGAAAGTTGCAAGACTCGCCATTCGGAAAAAGTAA